One stretch of Oxobacter pfennigii DNA includes these proteins:
- a CDS encoding DUF2201 family putative metallopeptidase, protein MEDKMTAEQKLARLLIALRAIRPFYSAIFEVMKKRKTENIDTIGVTINEILYNEKYVENTSFEELLFYVLHELVHTGLMHVARKESRNLSLWQVACDLYTNSVLSKELGFRRLGTIINANGYKIEIPAGIYYCSSIDTDEEYVEQIYEEFDRQAKENGYYNGGTKKFHFTYKGKADPKIDNFVFSSDGYDIFEVDIGVGNVSIDLIDTSGNSMQKKQEAGKLLSDAVTRYNMRSSSMGDSPGALEILAGNMLKSEVDWRSIVRKYLIKGTTYDMSYMNPDKRMLYQKIIYPGKSIEDNELKGVKVCFDVSGSIIDEDIEYYYGQVHSLLKQFKVEAELIYWNSIIQSKGNFKNYKEMKKVAVYGGGGTNPGVLFEYFNSKECKIKPFLTLIFTDGHFYTQFANAPIRKKYKDTIWIMTKGYNKDFVPPFGKRVTAKYK, encoded by the coding sequence AACTTGCAAGGCTTTTAATTGCACTAAGAGCAATAAGACCCTTTTACAGTGCAATATTTGAAGTAATGAAGAAAAGGAAAACTGAAAATATAGATACTATAGGGGTTACAATAAATGAAATTTTATATAATGAAAAGTATGTAGAAAATACATCTTTTGAAGAACTGCTGTTTTATGTACTGCATGAGTTGGTGCATACGGGATTGATGCATGTTGCAAGAAAAGAGTCTAGAAACTTAAGTCTATGGCAAGTTGCCTGTGATTTATATACTAACTCAGTATTATCAAAGGAATTGGGCTTCAGAAGGCTTGGAACAATTATAAATGCCAACGGATATAAAATAGAAATACCTGCAGGTATTTATTATTGTTCATCCATAGACACTGATGAAGAGTACGTTGAGCAGATATATGAAGAGTTTGACAGACAGGCAAAAGAAAATGGATATTATAACGGAGGTACAAAGAAGTTTCATTTCACATACAAAGGAAAAGCAGACCCTAAAATCGATAATTTCGTTTTCAGCTCCGATGGCTACGATATATTTGAAGTTGATATAGGGGTCGGTAATGTCAGTATAGACCTTATAGATACCTCCGGCAATTCCATGCAGAAGAAACAAGAAGCCGGTAAATTGCTTTCTGACGCAGTGACAAGATACAATATGCGAAGCAGTTCTATGGGAGACAGTCCGGGGGCTTTAGAAATCTTGGCGGGTAATATGTTAAAGTCAGAAGTAGACTGGAGAAGTATTGTAAGAAAGTACTTAATAAAGGGTACAACATATGATATGTCTTATATGAATCCGGATAAAAGGATGTTGTATCAAAAAATCATATACCCCGGAAAATCCATAGAAGACAATGAATTAAAAGGGGTAAAGGTTTGTTTTGATGTTTCAGGTTCCATAATAGATGAAGACATAGAGTACTACTACGGACAGGTACACAGTTTGCTGAAGCAGTTTAAAGTAGAAGCAGAATTGATATATTGGAACAGTATAATACAGTCTAAAGGAAATTTTAAAAATTATAAAGAAATGAAAAAGGTTGCAGTTTATGGTGGGGGAGGAACAAACCCGGGAGTACTTTTTGAATATTTTAACAGTAAAGAGTGTAAGATCAAGCCATTTTTAACGTTAATATTTACTGACGGTCACTTTTATACACAATTCGCCAATGCCCCTATCAGAAAAAAATACAAGGACACCATATGGATTATGACAAAGGGCTATAATAAGGATTTTGTGCCGCCCTTTGGAAAACGAGTAACAGCAAAGTATAAATAA